In Buchnera aphidicola (Takecallis taiwana), the genomic stretch GATATTCGTTTATGATCAACAGAAGTAATCCATTCACGCCATAAGTATTTCCACTTTTTACAATATGTAATTGTAAATAATACTATTAAAGTTATAAAAAAAATTATTATACACGTTACCATAATAATAGGTTCATTATACGGAATACTATGTATTGTTAATTTACCGAACATGATATTTCCTTTAATAAAATAATAAATATTATGTAAAAAAATTATTTAATAAAAATTACGATAATACTCTACGAATAATTATATTAAACAAATTAGGATATACACAAGAAAAATACTTAATTGGATGTAATAAAGTAGGCCGTGATATTATCCGAAATTTATTAATAGTATTTAACTTATAAGAAATATGTTGTACTCGCTTTACCCACTTATTAAACATATAATGATTTGGTACAACGATAGTATTAAATTTCATTTTTGAAAAACCAGGACCATTATAATTTGATGAAAAACCATGATACCTGCCTGGAAATTTTGCCATTAAATTTAACATACCATACATTCTAGGCATAGCATAAATTTGACTACCTAATTTTGGTATAAAAAAAGCGCTCATTACTGAATTCGAAGTAATATTGAAATGAATTGGAGTATTATTAGGGATTACAAGCTCATTCATGGTAGCAATATTTTCTTTAGGATATATAAATAACCAATTCCAATCTAAAGCTACCACATTAATCGTAATTGGTCGATTAACTGCAATAATTCTTTTTTTTGGATCTAATCCATGTGATGTACTCCAAGCTAAAAAACCAAGAAAAAAAACGATCATAACAGGTACAAACCATACCATTAATTCTACTTTAGTAGAATGCGACCAAGTTGGAGTATAAATACTCATTTTACAATGACGATACTTATATACAAAAAATAACGTCATAAAAATTACCGGTATTACTAAAGTTAACATCGCAACACAAACTATACACATTAATTTATATTGTTGA encodes the following:
- the cyoA gene encoding ubiquinol oxidase subunit II, translated to MNKRNIAKKLMFILGMFLFLGFHRTIVHPAGVTSIQQYKLMCIVCVAMLTLVIPVIFMTLFFVYKYRHCKMSIYTPTWSHSTKVELMVWFVPVMIVFFLGFLAWSTSHGLDPKKRIIAVNRPITINVVALDWNWLFIYPKENIATMNELVIPNNTPIHFNITSNSVMSAFFIPKLGSQIYAMPRMYGMLNLMAKFPGRYHGFSSNYNGPGFSKMKFNTIVVPNHYMFNKWVKRVQHISYKLNTINKFRIISRPTLLHPIKYFSCVYPNLFNIIIRRVLS